A single genomic interval of Marmota flaviventris isolate mMarFla1 chromosome 14, mMarFla1.hap1, whole genome shotgun sequence harbors:
- the Arid5a gene encoding AT-rich interactive domain-containing protein 5A isoform X3: MAAPPVKGKRKQSEEGEALEPPASPKPDGAQSRSQSPIQLEVTGRRLWKNVYDELGGSPGSTSAATCTRRHYERLVLPYVRHLKGEDDKPLPPSKPRKQYKVAKEPRGDDGATERPKKAKEERQVDQTVPGKTETGTDLAQLPSQEPPKDSTEQQGPVPGTSLPLVGAGGCPEAYKRLLSSFCKGTHGIMSPLAKKKLLAHVSKAEALQCQEEGCLHGAGGPSREPLERPRSPERLAESSRPQLPPQGPQALGGTPRVEAVAEAQAGPSPPAPVFTGCFRACRTEVLKPVSRHPRDFFSSLKDRVLSEPPGKEEGPSAKEPPLMWGGDASRPSAFHRGGSRKSSFYPKPKACWVSPMAKVPAESPGAPPLLLGSPGLGNKRTWEEEGFAHSSKKLRAVSPFLKETDAKEGRTKPTAPGLAVSCLLGPGLGPAPLDGHRGPMLQCPLNFASTSDPLKGQAALPFSPLVVPAFPAHFLATTGPAPMAAGLMHFPPTSFDSTLRHRLGPASSVWHVPPIAAYAAPHFLHLNTKL; encoded by the exons ATGG caGCACCCCCTgtcaaagggaaaagaaaacagtcAGAGGAGGGCGAAGCCTTGGAGCCCCCTGCGTCCCCTAAACCGGATGGTGCGCAGAGCAGGAGCCAGAGCCCCATCCAGCTGGAG GTGACAGGCCGCCGCCTGTGGAAGAACGTGTACGATGAGCTGGGGGGGAGCCCAGGCAGCACGAGTGCAGCCACGTGCACGCGCCGCCACTATGAGAG GCTGGTCCTCCCGTACGTCCGGCACCTGAAGGGAGAGGACGACAAGCCGTTGCCCCCCTCCAAGCCCAGGAAACAGTACAAGGTGGCCAAGGAGCCCCGGGGGGATGACGGGGCCACCGAGAGGCCAAAGAAGGCCAAGGAGGAGAGGCAGGTGGACCAG ACGGTGCCAGGAAAGACCGAGACGGGCACAGACCTGGCACAGCTGCCCAGCCAGGAGCCCCCCAAGGACAGCACAGAACAGCAGGGCCCAGTGCCCGGGACCTCTCTGCCCCTTGTGGGTGCCGGCGGCTGCCCTGAGGCTTACAAGCGGCTCCTGTCCAGCTTCTGCAAAGGGACACATGGCATCATGTCACCACTGGCCAAAAAGAAGCTCCTGGCCCACGTCAGCAAGGCAGAGGCCTTGCAGTGCCAGGAGGAGGGCTGTCTCCACGGAGCGGGTGGCCCCAGCAGGGAGCCCCTGGAGCGCCCCCGGAGCCCCGAGAGGCTGGCTGAGAGTTCCAGGCCCCAGCTGCCCCCTCAGGGACCACAGGCCCTCGGTGGTACCCCCAGGGTGGAGGCCGTGGCGGAGGCCCAGGCGGGCCCCAGCCCACCAGCCCCCGTTTTCACAGGCTGTTTCCGTGCCTGCCGCACTGAGGTGCTGAAGCCCGTCAGCCGGCACCCCCGGGACTTCTTCTCCAGCCTGAAGGACAGGGTGCTGTCGGAGCCTCCCGGCAAAGAAGAGGGGCCTTCGGCCAAAGAGCCCCCACTGATGTGGGGTGGGGACGCCAGCCGTCCCTCTGCATTCCATAGAGGTGGCTCCAGAAAAAGCAGCTTCTACCCCAAGCCCAAAGCCTGCTGGGTGTCCCCCATGGCCAAAGTCCCTGCTGAGAGCCCAGGGGCCCCACCCCTGCTCCTCGGCAGCCCAGGCCTGGGCAACAAGCGCACCTGGGAAGAAGAGGGCTTTGCCCACAGCAGCAAAAAACTTCGGGCAGTGTCTCCCTTCCTTAAGGAGACAGATGCCAAGGAGGGCAGGACCAAGCCCACAGCACCTGGCCTGGCTGTCTCGTGCCTgctgggcccagggctggggcctgCCCCGCTGGACGGCCACAGGGGTCCCATGCTACAGTGCCCACTCAACTTCGCTAGCACCTCAGACCCTTTAAAGGGTCAGGCTGCTCTCCCTTTCAGCCCCCTGGTCGTCCCTGCCTTCCCGGCCCACTTCCTGGCCACTACAGGCCCTGCACCCATGGCCGCTGGCCTGATGCACTTCCCCCCCACCTCCTTTGACAGCACCCTCCGCCACAGACTTGGCCCGGCTTCATCAGTCTGGCACGTGCCACCCATCGCAGCCTACGCAGCACCCCACTTCCTGCACCTCAACACCAAGCTGTAG
- the Arid5a gene encoding AT-rich interactive domain-containing protein 5A isoform X2, with protein sequence MAPPVKGKRKQSEEGEALEPPASPKPDGAQSRSQSPIQLEDAPEAGREREEEQAFLVSLYKFMKERHTPIERVPHLGFKQINLWKIHKAVEKLGAYELVTGRRLWKNVYDELGGSPGSTSAATCTRRHYERLVLPYVRHLKGEDDKPLPPSKPRKQYKVAKEPRGDDGATERPKKAKEERQVDQTVPGKTETGTDLAQLPSQEPPKDSTEQQGPVPGTSLPLVGAGGCPEAYKRLLSSFCKGTHGIMSPLAKKKLLAHVSKAEALQCQEEGCLHGAGGPSREPLERPRSPERLAESSRPQLPPQGPQALGGTPRVEAVAEAQAGPSPPAPVFTGCFRACRTEVLKPVSRHPRDFFSSLKDRVLSEPPGKEEGPSAKEPPLMWGGDASRPSAFHRGGSRKSSFYPKPKACWVSPMAKVPAESPGAPPLLLGSPGLGNKRTWEEEGFAHSSKKLRAVSPFLKETDAKEGRTKPTAPGLAVSCLLGPGLGPAPLDGHRGPMLQCPLNFASTSDPLKGQAALPFSPLVVPAFPAHFLATTGPAPMAAGLMHFPPTSFDSTLRHRLGPASSVWHVPPIAAYAAPHFLHLNTKL encoded by the exons ATGG CACCCCCTgtcaaagggaaaagaaaacagtcAGAGGAGGGCGAAGCCTTGGAGCCCCCTGCGTCCCCTAAACCGGATGGTGCGCAGAGCAGGAGCCAGAGCCCCATCCAGCTGGAG GACGCCCCCGAGGCAGGCAGGGAGCGGGAGGAGGAGCAGGCCTTCCTGGTCAGCCTCTACAAGTTCATGAAGGAGCGGCACACACCCATCGAGAGGGTGCCCCATCTCGGCTTCAAGCAGA TTAACCTCTGGAAGATCCACAAGGCGGTGGAGAAGCTGGGGGCCTACGAGCTG GTGACAGGCCGCCGCCTGTGGAAGAACGTGTACGATGAGCTGGGGGGGAGCCCAGGCAGCACGAGTGCAGCCACGTGCACGCGCCGCCACTATGAGAG GCTGGTCCTCCCGTACGTCCGGCACCTGAAGGGAGAGGACGACAAGCCGTTGCCCCCCTCCAAGCCCAGGAAACAGTACAAGGTGGCCAAGGAGCCCCGGGGGGATGACGGGGCCACCGAGAGGCCAAAGAAGGCCAAGGAGGAGAGGCAGGTGGACCAG ACGGTGCCAGGAAAGACCGAGACGGGCACAGACCTGGCACAGCTGCCCAGCCAGGAGCCCCCCAAGGACAGCACAGAACAGCAGGGCCCAGTGCCCGGGACCTCTCTGCCCCTTGTGGGTGCCGGCGGCTGCCCTGAGGCTTACAAGCGGCTCCTGTCCAGCTTCTGCAAAGGGACACATGGCATCATGTCACCACTGGCCAAAAAGAAGCTCCTGGCCCACGTCAGCAAGGCAGAGGCCTTGCAGTGCCAGGAGGAGGGCTGTCTCCACGGAGCGGGTGGCCCCAGCAGGGAGCCCCTGGAGCGCCCCCGGAGCCCCGAGAGGCTGGCTGAGAGTTCCAGGCCCCAGCTGCCCCCTCAGGGACCACAGGCCCTCGGTGGTACCCCCAGGGTGGAGGCCGTGGCGGAGGCCCAGGCGGGCCCCAGCCCACCAGCCCCCGTTTTCACAGGCTGTTTCCGTGCCTGCCGCACTGAGGTGCTGAAGCCCGTCAGCCGGCACCCCCGGGACTTCTTCTCCAGCCTGAAGGACAGGGTGCTGTCGGAGCCTCCCGGCAAAGAAGAGGGGCCTTCGGCCAAAGAGCCCCCACTGATGTGGGGTGGGGACGCCAGCCGTCCCTCTGCATTCCATAGAGGTGGCTCCAGAAAAAGCAGCTTCTACCCCAAGCCCAAAGCCTGCTGGGTGTCCCCCATGGCCAAAGTCCCTGCTGAGAGCCCAGGGGCCCCACCCCTGCTCCTCGGCAGCCCAGGCCTGGGCAACAAGCGCACCTGGGAAGAAGAGGGCTTTGCCCACAGCAGCAAAAAACTTCGGGCAGTGTCTCCCTTCCTTAAGGAGACAGATGCCAAGGAGGGCAGGACCAAGCCCACAGCACCTGGCCTGGCTGTCTCGTGCCTgctgggcccagggctggggcctgCCCCGCTGGACGGCCACAGGGGTCCCATGCTACAGTGCCCACTCAACTTCGCTAGCACCTCAGACCCTTTAAAGGGTCAGGCTGCTCTCCCTTTCAGCCCCCTGGTCGTCCCTGCCTTCCCGGCCCACTTCCTGGCCACTACAGGCCCTGCACCCATGGCCGCTGGCCTGATGCACTTCCCCCCCACCTCCTTTGACAGCACCCTCCGCCACAGACTTGGCCCGGCTTCATCAGTCTGGCACGTGCCACCCATCGCAGCCTACGCAGCACCCCACTTCCTGCACCTCAACACCAAGCTGTAG
- the Arid5a gene encoding AT-rich interactive domain-containing protein 5A isoform X1: MAAPPVKGKRKQSEEGEALEPPASPKPDGAQSRSQSPIQLEDAPEAGREREEEQAFLVSLYKFMKERHTPIERVPHLGFKQINLWKIHKAVEKLGAYELVTGRRLWKNVYDELGGSPGSTSAATCTRRHYERLVLPYVRHLKGEDDKPLPPSKPRKQYKVAKEPRGDDGATERPKKAKEERQVDQTVPGKTETGTDLAQLPSQEPPKDSTEQQGPVPGTSLPLVGAGGCPEAYKRLLSSFCKGTHGIMSPLAKKKLLAHVSKAEALQCQEEGCLHGAGGPSREPLERPRSPERLAESSRPQLPPQGPQALGGTPRVEAVAEAQAGPSPPAPVFTGCFRACRTEVLKPVSRHPRDFFSSLKDRVLSEPPGKEEGPSAKEPPLMWGGDASRPSAFHRGGSRKSSFYPKPKACWVSPMAKVPAESPGAPPLLLGSPGLGNKRTWEEEGFAHSSKKLRAVSPFLKETDAKEGRTKPTAPGLAVSCLLGPGLGPAPLDGHRGPMLQCPLNFASTSDPLKGQAALPFSPLVVPAFPAHFLATTGPAPMAAGLMHFPPTSFDSTLRHRLGPASSVWHVPPIAAYAAPHFLHLNTKL, encoded by the exons ATGG caGCACCCCCTgtcaaagggaaaagaaaacagtcAGAGGAGGGCGAAGCCTTGGAGCCCCCTGCGTCCCCTAAACCGGATGGTGCGCAGAGCAGGAGCCAGAGCCCCATCCAGCTGGAG GACGCCCCCGAGGCAGGCAGGGAGCGGGAGGAGGAGCAGGCCTTCCTGGTCAGCCTCTACAAGTTCATGAAGGAGCGGCACACACCCATCGAGAGGGTGCCCCATCTCGGCTTCAAGCAGA TTAACCTCTGGAAGATCCACAAGGCGGTGGAGAAGCTGGGGGCCTACGAGCTG GTGACAGGCCGCCGCCTGTGGAAGAACGTGTACGATGAGCTGGGGGGGAGCCCAGGCAGCACGAGTGCAGCCACGTGCACGCGCCGCCACTATGAGAG GCTGGTCCTCCCGTACGTCCGGCACCTGAAGGGAGAGGACGACAAGCCGTTGCCCCCCTCCAAGCCCAGGAAACAGTACAAGGTGGCCAAGGAGCCCCGGGGGGATGACGGGGCCACCGAGAGGCCAAAGAAGGCCAAGGAGGAGAGGCAGGTGGACCAG ACGGTGCCAGGAAAGACCGAGACGGGCACAGACCTGGCACAGCTGCCCAGCCAGGAGCCCCCCAAGGACAGCACAGAACAGCAGGGCCCAGTGCCCGGGACCTCTCTGCCCCTTGTGGGTGCCGGCGGCTGCCCTGAGGCTTACAAGCGGCTCCTGTCCAGCTTCTGCAAAGGGACACATGGCATCATGTCACCACTGGCCAAAAAGAAGCTCCTGGCCCACGTCAGCAAGGCAGAGGCCTTGCAGTGCCAGGAGGAGGGCTGTCTCCACGGAGCGGGTGGCCCCAGCAGGGAGCCCCTGGAGCGCCCCCGGAGCCCCGAGAGGCTGGCTGAGAGTTCCAGGCCCCAGCTGCCCCCTCAGGGACCACAGGCCCTCGGTGGTACCCCCAGGGTGGAGGCCGTGGCGGAGGCCCAGGCGGGCCCCAGCCCACCAGCCCCCGTTTTCACAGGCTGTTTCCGTGCCTGCCGCACTGAGGTGCTGAAGCCCGTCAGCCGGCACCCCCGGGACTTCTTCTCCAGCCTGAAGGACAGGGTGCTGTCGGAGCCTCCCGGCAAAGAAGAGGGGCCTTCGGCCAAAGAGCCCCCACTGATGTGGGGTGGGGACGCCAGCCGTCCCTCTGCATTCCATAGAGGTGGCTCCAGAAAAAGCAGCTTCTACCCCAAGCCCAAAGCCTGCTGGGTGTCCCCCATGGCCAAAGTCCCTGCTGAGAGCCCAGGGGCCCCACCCCTGCTCCTCGGCAGCCCAGGCCTGGGCAACAAGCGCACCTGGGAAGAAGAGGGCTTTGCCCACAGCAGCAAAAAACTTCGGGCAGTGTCTCCCTTCCTTAAGGAGACAGATGCCAAGGAGGGCAGGACCAAGCCCACAGCACCTGGCCTGGCTGTCTCGTGCCTgctgggcccagggctggggcctgCCCCGCTGGACGGCCACAGGGGTCCCATGCTACAGTGCCCACTCAACTTCGCTAGCACCTCAGACCCTTTAAAGGGTCAGGCTGCTCTCCCTTTCAGCCCCCTGGTCGTCCCTGCCTTCCCGGCCCACTTCCTGGCCACTACAGGCCCTGCACCCATGGCCGCTGGCCTGATGCACTTCCCCCCCACCTCCTTTGACAGCACCCTCCGCCACAGACTTGGCCCGGCTTCATCAGTCTGGCACGTGCCACCCATCGCAGCCTACGCAGCACCCCACTTCCTGCACCTCAACACCAAGCTGTAG